The Lycium barbarum isolate Lr01 chromosome 10, ASM1917538v2, whole genome shotgun sequence genome includes a region encoding these proteins:
- the LOC132612781 gene encoding uncharacterized protein LOC132612781 — MWLQLHGRLLTVDRLNKWGIRMDPKCVMCKQVDETRDHLFGDCCFAATVWDRLLNWLKMGPQTRLNWSEHYHWILDHTKGKTVQAKILKMVYAEFIHYIWLERNARVFEKMEKTEDIIARNIACCCNIRALPASRIYLDNCMF, encoded by the coding sequence ATGTGGTTGCAGCTACATGGCCGATTACTAACAGTGGACAGATTGAATAAGTGGGGAATACGAATGGATCCCAAGTGTGTCATGTGCAAACAAGTAGATGAAACCCGTGACCACCTATTTGGAGATTGCTGTTTTGCCGCAACTGTATGGGATAGATTACTAAATTGGTTGAAAATGGGGCCGCAAACTAGACTGAACTGGTCAGAACACTACCACTGGATATTGGATCATACGAAGGGGAAGACTGTCCAAGCAAAAATACTGAAAATGGTGTATGCTGAGTTTATCCACTATATTTGGCTGGAGCGAAATGCCCGGGTATTTGAGAAAATGGAGAAGACAGAGGATATAATTGCCCGAAACATTGCATGTTGCTGCAACATAAGAGCTCTACCCGCCAGTAGGATATATTTAGATaactgcatgttctga